The genomic region CTTATTATCACTTTTTCAGTCTGATTAAAGATGAAATACACAAAATACAAGGAGGAACAATATTGGAAGTTGGTTCGGGTATATCAAAAATCAAAGATATTATTCCTCAGTGTGTTACCTCAGATTATTCAAAAACAGTTTATGCGGATAAAATCGAAAATGTTTATGGACTGTCGTACTCTGATGGTAGTTTATCTACAGTTATAATGGTCGATGTTTTTCATCATTTAAAGTACCCCTATTGTGCATTATCTGAAATATATAATAAACTTTTGCCCTCTGGAAAACTAATTATATTGGAACCGGCTATGAGTTTATTGGGAAAATTTATCTATGGGCATTTTCATCATGAACCGCTCGGGCTTAACTTAACTATTGATAGAAATGCCGTTATTGGAAAAACATCCCAATTAGAATATTATGCTGCACAAGGGAACGCTTGGAGAATTTTCCAAAAGAATGAATATCATGACACATTTGAAGAGTGGAGTAGAATTAATGTAAAATTGCTTGTCGCAGCGGATTATATGGTATCTGGAGGATTCACAGGAAGGAAACTCTTTCCTTGGAAAAGTGCGGCTTTTCTGCGTGCGATTGAAAAAATCCCACACTTTTTCAAAAAGTTAATTGCAACACGCATGCTCATTGTCATGACAAAATGATATGCACGTGATGAATCGAAATATTAAATTATCTGCGTATCTTAACAAGATTTCGAAGCACTATAACCAGTTATCATCCCCTCCTCCATATTTAAGTTATTATTACAGACAATTGATTGCTCAATACTATAAACGACTTATTCATCATGAGCATGACATACTTGAAATTGGGTCAGGACAAGGTTTACTTTTAAAGTTACTGTCCTACAAAAGAATGAGTGGAGTGGACATCTCAGAAACACAAGTTGATATTGCCAAAAAGAAAATACCTGATGGGCGCTTTTATTGTCAGGCGGCAGAATATTTAAATTTAGATGGTAAATTTGATGTAATACTCATTTCTGATACATTAAATTATGTAGGTGATATACAGTTGTTATTACAATCACTTCACAGTATGAGTCATTCAAATACCAGATTAATGATCAATTCTGTTAACACACTTTGGTATCCGCTCATCAATCTAGCTAATCATTTAGGTTTAAAAAATCCAGAACCACCCGGCAACTGGTTAAGTGTGAATGATGTGCTAAATTTACTCAATCTCTCTGACTGGGAAAATGTTACCATCGAGAACCGGATACTCATGCCATTGCCTGTTATTGGCCCTATACTCAACCGGTGGATCGCACCTCTACTCCAGCATTTCTGTTTGACGACATTCATCGTATGTCGCCCGCGTATTCCGTTTTACACCCGTAAAGAGTATTCTGTGACTGTAATTGTACCTGCCCGAAATGAAGCGGGGAATATCTGTTCCGCCGTTGAACGAATCCCTGTCATGGGCACTCGATCCGAAGTGATTTTTATCGAAGGCAACTCCACAGACAATACTTGGGAAGAAATTCAAAAGAATCTAGATAAAAGGAATGATTTAACAGTATCGTCCATGAAACAGACGGGCAAGGGAAAAGCTAATGCCGTGCGTGAGGC from Verrucomicrobiota bacterium harbors:
- a CDS encoding methyltransferase domain-containing protein; the protein is MFKSPKNNALIDEIRDFTNLNELLKIHDRAWHDRPLLRETYYHFFSLIKDEIHKIQGGTILEVGSGISKIKDIIPQCVTSDYSKTVYADKIENVYGLSYSDGSLSTVIMVDVFHHLKYPYCALSEIYNKLLPSGKLIILEPAMSLLGKFIYGHFHHEPLGLNLTIDRNAVIGKTSQLEYYAAQGNAWRIFQKNEYHDTFEEWSRINVKLLVAADYMVSGGFTGRKLFPWKSAAFLRAIEKIPHFFKKLIATRMLIVMTK
- a CDS encoding glycosyltransferase; translation: MNRNIKLSAYLNKISKHYNQLSSPPPYLSYYYRQLIAQYYKRLIHHEHDILEIGSGQGLLLKLLSYKRMSGVDISETQVDIAKKKIPDGRFYCQAAEYLNLDGKFDVILISDTLNYVGDIQLLLQSLHSMSHSNTRLMINSVNTLWYPLINLANHLGLKNPEPPGNWLSVNDVLNLLNLSDWENVTIENRILMPLPVIGPILNRWIAPLLQHFCLTTFIVCRPRIPFYTRKEYSVTVIVPARNEAGNICSAVERIPVMGTRSEVIFIEGNSTDNTWEEIQKNLDKRNDLTVSSMKQTGKGKANAVREAIAKATGDVIMILDADLTVAPEDLPKFYELLATGKAEFANGVRLVYPMDNHAMRFLNMCANKFFSIGFSWILGQPVKDTLCGTKVFFRESYLDFAKDEADLRLKDPFGDFEFLYFARQKNLKILDIPIRYHDRVYGQTNINRWRHGWMLLKMLVYGALRFKFI